In Chryseobacterium lactis, a single genomic region encodes these proteins:
- the fabF gene encoding beta-ketoacyl-ACP synthase II, producing the protein MKRVVITGLGALTPMGNNVEDFWQNSINGVSGAGLITHFDSEKFKVHFACEVKGFDPKVHLTHNEIKRSDLFSQYAMYASAEAIKDSGLQLENMDPFDTGVIWGTGQGGMWTFEKEVMDFAHGDGTPRFNPFFVPKFIANMASGMISMKYGLQGINYTTVSACATGNTALMDAFNYIRLGKAKVIISGGSEAAITPASIGGFSIMKAMSTRNDDFTTASRPYDADRDGFVMGEGAGALILEEYEHAKARGAKIYAELAGAAMTADAYHMTAPHPEGVGAIKAMQLAVKEAGADMEDIDYINPHATSTPLGDLVELKAINKAFKGNKNLDISATKSMTGHLLGAAGAVEAILSIKAIQNGIIPPTINLHSIDENIPQDINIVFGEAKEKDINFALSNAFGFGGHNATVVFKKFS; encoded by the coding sequence ATGAAAAGAGTTGTCATTACAGGATTAGGTGCGTTAACACCTATGGGAAATAATGTCGAAGATTTTTGGCAAAACAGCATAAACGGAGTCAGCGGAGCAGGATTAATTACCCATTTTGATTCAGAAAAATTTAAAGTTCATTTTGCCTGTGAAGTAAAAGGCTTTGACCCAAAGGTTCATCTGACCCACAACGAAATAAAAAGAAGTGACCTGTTTTCACAATATGCCATGTATGCTTCAGCGGAAGCGATAAAAGATTCCGGTCTGCAACTGGAAAACATGGATCCTTTCGATACCGGAGTGATCTGGGGAACAGGACAGGGTGGAATGTGGACGTTTGAAAAAGAGGTAATGGATTTTGCCCATGGTGATGGTACTCCCCGTTTCAATCCGTTCTTTGTACCGAAATTTATTGCCAATATGGCATCGGGTATGATCTCCATGAAATATGGACTTCAGGGTATCAATTATACTACAGTTTCTGCTTGTGCTACAGGAAATACGGCTTTAATGGATGCTTTCAATTATATTCGTCTTGGAAAAGCAAAAGTGATTATCAGTGGAGGTTCAGAAGCCGCGATTACACCTGCTTCTATCGGAGGGTTCTCTATTATGAAAGCCATGTCTACGAGAAATGATGACTTCACTACAGCCAGTCGTCCATACGATGCTGACAGAGATGGTTTTGTAATGGGCGAAGGGGCCGGAGCTTTGATCCTTGAAGAATATGAACATGCTAAAGCGAGAGGTGCCAAAATCTATGCAGAGCTAGCAGGAGCAGCGATGACAGCTGATGCCTACCACATGACAGCACCTCATCCAGAGGGAGTGGGAGCGATTAAAGCAATGCAATTGGCCGTTAAAGAAGCGGGTGCAGACATGGAAGATATCGATTATATCAATCCGCATGCGACTTCTACGCCATTGGGAGATCTTGTTGAGCTGAAGGCTATTAACAAAGCTTTTAAAGGAAATAAAAACCTTGACATCAGTGCTACAAAGTCTATGACAGGGCATTTGTTAGGAGCAGCAGGAGCTGTAGAAGCCATTCTTTCTATTAAAGCTATTCAAAATGGAATTATTCCACCAACGATCAATCTTCATAGTATTGATGAGAATATTCCACAGGACATTAATATTGTCTTTGGGGAAGCAAAAGAGAAAGACATCAATTTTGCATTGAGTAATGCTTTTGGTTTCGGAGGGCATAACGCTACTGTCGTTTTCAAAAAGTTCAGCTAA
- a CDS encoding acetyl-CoA C-acetyltransferase, producing the protein METKKVAIVGYNRIPFARMNTAYTEQGNQDLLLAALNGLIDRYQLKGKLLGEVAGGAVIKHISESNLIRESVMNTSLDPATPACDLQQACDTGIEAAIYIGNKIALGQIESGIACGVEAMSNIPFESSPRLRKALLKANKEKSAFGKLKQLLSPKLKDWMPIPYKGQEPKTGLVMGEHTEITAKYYHISREEQDELAFKSHQNMAKAYDEGFFDDMMSPAFGLDKDNNLRRDTSLEKLSQLKPAFDRQNGTLTAGNSTPFTDGASAVLLASEEWAKANNLPIFAYITFSEIAGIEYVENKQNLLLAPIFAADRMLRKAGMSLEDFDYYEIHEAFAAQTLATMKIWENDDLAKKFGLEKALGKIDRTKLNVKGGSLAAAHPFAATGGRIIATLAKLLHEKGSGKGFISICAARGQGVTMILEK; encoded by the coding sequence ATGGAAACAAAAAAAGTGGCTATTGTAGGATACAACAGAATCCCATTTGCCAGAATGAACACGGCTTATACCGAACAAGGAAACCAGGATCTTCTGCTTGCAGCCCTTAATGGACTGATAGACCGTTACCAGCTTAAAGGCAAACTTCTTGGTGAGGTTGCGGGTGGCGCCGTCATTAAACATATTTCGGAAAGTAACCTCATCAGAGAATCTGTCATGAATACTTCACTGGATCCTGCTACTCCGGCCTGTGATCTTCAGCAAGCATGCGATACAGGTATTGAGGCCGCTATTTATATAGGAAATAAAATTGCTTTAGGCCAGATAGAAAGCGGGATCGCCTGTGGTGTAGAAGCAATGAGCAATATTCCTTTTGAATCTTCACCAAGGTTAAGAAAGGCACTTTTAAAAGCCAATAAGGAAAAATCCGCATTCGGAAAATTAAAACAATTACTAAGTCCGAAACTTAAAGACTGGATGCCTATTCCTTATAAAGGGCAAGAGCCTAAAACAGGTTTGGTGATGGGTGAACATACTGAAATTACAGCAAAATATTATCATATTTCCAGGGAAGAACAGGATGAGTTGGCATTCAAAAGTCATCAAAATATGGCTAAAGCGTATGACGAAGGTTTTTTTGATGATATGATGAGTCCCGCTTTTGGCTTAGATAAGGACAATAATCTGCGCCGTGATACCAGTTTAGAAAAACTTTCTCAGCTGAAACCCGCATTCGACAGACAAAATGGTACATTAACGGCAGGAAACTCTACTCCTTTTACTGATGGAGCGTCCGCTGTTTTATTGGCCAGTGAAGAATGGGCAAAAGCGAATAATCTTCCAATATTTGCCTATATTACCTTCTCAGAAATTGCAGGAATAGAATATGTTGAAAATAAACAGAATTTACTGTTAGCTCCTATTTTTGCCGCAGACAGAATGCTTAGAAAAGCAGGAATGAGTCTTGAAGATTTTGATTATTATGAAATTCATGAAGCCTTTGCCGCACAAACTCTGGCAACGATGAAAATCTGGGAAAATGATGATCTGGCTAAAAAATTCGGATTGGAAAAAGCATTGGGAAAGATTGACCGGACTAAACTGAATGTGAAAGGAGGAAGTCTTGCCGCAGCCCATCCATTTGCAGCAACGGGAGGAAGAATTATCGCGACTTTAGCAAAATTACTTCATGAAAAAGGAAGTGGAAAAGGCTTTATTTCTATCTGTGCTGCTCGTGGACAGGGAGTTACCATGATTTTAGAAAAATAA
- a CDS encoding TetR/AcrR family transcriptional regulator, giving the protein MSKAEKTKQLIIEKTATLFNTKGYISTSLSDITQATGLTKGSIYGNFENKDEVAIEVYKYNAGLLSTTMSRSFGDEFPTSGEKLHAFVNFYRKNWPVVFSNGGCPLMNAATEADDSFPALKNQVKNSFDVWMTKISSVILEGKKKREINEKADAEKYASLFVMLIEGGILLSKTTGNQSYLNQALDKISDMIDHELIILPS; this is encoded by the coding sequence ATGTCTAAGGCAGAAAAAACAAAACAACTCATCATAGAGAAAACGGCTACTCTTTTTAATACAAAGGGGTATATTTCCACTTCCCTTTCAGACATTACTCAGGCTACGGGCCTTACAAAAGGAAGTATCTACGGAAATTTCGAAAACAAAGATGAAGTCGCTATTGAGGTATACAAATACAATGCAGGACTGTTAAGTACAACCATGAGTCGATCTTTTGGAGACGAATTTCCTACTTCAGGAGAAAAACTTCATGCTTTCGTAAATTTTTACAGGAAAAACTGGCCTGTTGTTTTTTCAAACGGAGGCTGTCCATTGATGAATGCCGCTACAGAAGCAGATGATTCTTTTCCGGCTTTAAAAAACCAGGTCAAGAATTCATTCGATGTATGGATGACAAAAATTTCATCTGTCATTCTGGAGGGCAAAAAGAAAAGGGAAATAAATGAAAAAGCAGATGCAGAAAAATATGCTTCCCTGTTTGTCATGCTTATCGAAGGCGGAATTCTTCTTTCGAAAACAACAGGAAATCAAAGCTACCTGAATCAGGCTCTGGACAAGATTTCTGATATGATTGATCATGAACTAATTATTCTTCCATCATAA
- a CDS encoding OsmC family protein yields the protein MRRNATAVWNGTIKEGKGHLTTQSTTLNQTQYSFNSRFADGVGTNPEELLAAAHAGCFTMKLDAELSQAGYNPEELKTTSVITLDPNIGKITKSELTLTAKVPGISEEEFQKFAKIAEEGCPVSAAFNFEITLNATLEQ from the coding sequence ATGAGACGTAACGCAACAGCCGTTTGGAACGGTACTATTAAAGAAGGTAAAGGACATTTAACAACGCAGAGTACCACTTTAAACCAAACTCAATATTCTTTTAACAGCCGTTTTGCAGATGGTGTGGGAACCAATCCTGAAGAATTACTGGCAGCAGCTCATGCAGGATGCTTCACTATGAAACTGGATGCAGAGCTCTCTCAGGCGGGTTACAATCCTGAAGAATTAAAAACCACTTCTGTTATTACCCTTGATCCCAATATCGGAAAAATCACAAAATCAGAACTGACTTTAACGGCTAAAGTTCCGGGAATCTCTGAAGAAGAATTTCAGAAATTTGCTAAAATTGCTGAGGAAGGATGCCCTGTAAGTGCGGCGTTTAATTTTGAGATTACATTGAATGCGACTTTAGAACAATAA
- a CDS encoding AraC family transcriptional regulator: MSELENILREITPLSPEDSFLVFDRIKASFDFPYHYHPEIEINFIYKGKGYRRMVGDHTGEIGNIELVIVGPNLPHCWANYRCKNRKTHEITVQFNQDFFSQSLMQKNILKPINNLMKESIRGILFSTETAEKLKDSFLNLSKMSSFESFIEIMKILNELAIAEDKTLLSSYSIELETFGDHDKMKIVHDFVHKNFENKITLDEVASLVNMSNVTFNRFIKKRIGKTFVNYLNEVRISYAARWLMEKNLTVFEIAFEAGFNNIANFNKVFKSIKKTTPTEFREQFKGVKKIE, from the coding sequence ATGAGTGAACTTGAAAATATTTTAAGGGAGATAACTCCACTTTCTCCTGAAGACAGTTTTCTCGTATTCGACAGGATCAAAGCCTCATTTGATTTCCCTTATCACTATCATCCCGAAATTGAAATTAACTTTATCTACAAAGGAAAGGGCTACCGCAGAATGGTAGGAGATCATACCGGAGAAATCGGGAATATAGAATTGGTCATTGTTGGTCCCAATCTTCCGCACTGTTGGGCAAATTATCGTTGTAAAAACAGGAAGACCCATGAGATTACGGTACAGTTTAATCAGGATTTTTTCAGCCAGTCTCTGATGCAAAAGAATATTCTGAAACCGATTAACAACCTGATGAAAGAATCAATCCGGGGAATATTATTCTCAACGGAAACGGCAGAAAAACTAAAGGATTCTTTTCTGAACCTTTCCAAAATGAGCAGTTTTGAATCGTTCATCGAAATTATGAAGATTCTTAACGAGTTAGCGATAGCAGAAGACAAAACCCTTTTATCATCTTATAGTATCGAGCTGGAGACCTTTGGTGATCATGATAAAATGAAGATCGTTCATGATTTTGTCCATAAAAACTTTGAAAACAAAATAACACTCGATGAGGTTGCGTCATTGGTGAATATGAGTAATGTGACCTTCAACAGATTTATTAAAAAAAGAATCGGAAAAACGTTTGTCAATTATTTGAATGAAGTTAGAATCAGTTATGCAGCGAGGTGGTTGATGGAAAAGAATCTGACTGTTTTTGAAATTGCCTTTGAAGCAGGCTTTAATAATATTGCTAATTTTAATAAAGTCTTTAAATCAATAAAAAAGACAACACCTACGGAATTCAGGGAACAATTTAAAGGAGTGAAGAAGATTGAATAG